The following coding sequences lie in one Anomalospiza imberbis isolate Cuckoo-Finch-1a 21T00152 chromosome 17, ASM3175350v1, whole genome shotgun sequence genomic window:
- the RBM12 gene encoding RNA-binding protein 12 isoform X1: MAVVIRLQGLPIVAGTMDIRHFFSGLTIPDGGVHIVGGELGEAFIVFATDEDARLGMMRTGGTIKGSKVTLLLSSKTEMQNMIELSRRRFETANLDMPPANASRSGPPPSSGMSGRVNLPTTVPNFNNPSPSVVTASTTVHESNKSISTFSTASIGTAPPNLGSTFGSPTFSSTIPSTASPMNTVPPPPIPPIPAMPSLPPMPSIPPIPVPPPVPTLPPVPPVPPIPPVPPVPPMTPLPPISGMPPMNPPPVAPLPTGMNGSGAAVNMNSGLNPLFIGPMNPVNPIQMNSQGSVKPIPINPDDLYVSVHGMPFTATESDVKDFFLGLRVDAVHMLKDHVGRNNGNGLVKFFSPQDTFEALKRNRMLMIQRYVEVSPATERQWVAAGGHITFKQTMGPSGQAHPPPQAHPRSKSPTGQKRSRSRSPHEHGFCVYLKGLPFESENKHVIDFFKKLDIVEDSIYIAYGPNGKAIGEGFVEFRNEADYKAALCHHKQYIGNRFIQVHPITKKAMLEKIDMIRKRLQNFSYDQREILMNAEGESGLPKLCAHISNIPYNITKIEILQFLEGLAVEENSVQILVDNNGQGLGQALVQFKAEDDARKAERLHRKKLNGRDVNLRLITVEEMRDIERNPASQGKKILKIPIQGNAAVPGAQGPGGDEHAFLGGNAKDTNNGPPFNFPGNYSGSSTFGPPLPPPGIGGFPDSRPGIPTVAASGLPGASIEVSGFAGGPANLSGPAGFAGGPQTFGNGPSNLSGPPAFGAGPPAIASGLGHLSGPPGFGPGPGNIHIGGPPGFGTGSGKPGPTVIKVQNMPFTVSVDEILDFFYGYQVIPGSVCLKYNEKGMPTGEAMVAFESRDEAMAAVVDLNDRPIGSRKVKLVLG; the protein is encoded by the coding sequence ATGGCTGTGGTCATCCGCTTGCAAGGTCTCCCGATTGTGGCGGGGACCATGGACATTCGCCACTTCTTCTCTGGATTGACCATTCCTGATGGGGGCGTGCATATTGTAGGGGGTGAACTGGGTGAGGCTTTCATCGTTTTTGCCACTGATGAAGATGCAAGGCTTGGTATGATGCGCACAGGTGGTACAATTAAAGGGTCAAAAGTAACGTTGTTGCTGAGCAGTAAAACTGAAATGCAGAACATGATAGAGCTCAGTCGTAGGCGTTTTGAAACTGCCAATCTAGATATGCCACCAGCAAATGCTAGCAGGTCGGGACCACCACCTAGTTCTGGAATGAGTGGAAGGGTTAACTTACCTACTACTGTACCTAACTTTAATAATCCTTCTCCTAGTGTAGTAACTGCTTCTACTACGGTGCATGAAAGCAATAAAAGCATATCCACATTTTCTACTGCCAGTATCGGCACTGCACCTCCAAATCTTGGGAGTACTTTTGGTAGTCCAACATTTAGCTCAACTATACCTAGCACAGCATCCCCAATGAACACAGTACCTCCTCCACCAATCCCTCCTATCCCAGCTATGCCATCTTTGCCACCAATGCCTTCTATTCCCCCTATACCTGTTCCACCTCCTGTACCCACACTGCCTCCTGTTCCTCCAGTTCCTCCAAtaccccctgtgccccctgtaCCTCCAATGACGCCTCTGCCTCCCATATCAGGAATGCCTCCTATGAATCCTCCACCTGTAGCACCCTTACCCACTGGAATGAATGGGTCTGGAGCAGCAGTGAATATGAACAGCGGCTTGAATCCATTGTTTATTGGTCCCATGAATCCTGTAAATCCTATCCAGATGAATTCTCAAGGTAGTGTCAAGCCAATTCCCATCAATCCAGATGATTTGTATGTCAGCGTTCATGGAATGCCCTTTACTGCAACAGAATCTGATGTGAAAGACTTTTTCCTTGGGCTCCGTGTGGATGCAGTCCATATGCTGAAGGATCATGTAGGTCGAAATAATGGAAATGGACTAGTTaagtttttttctcctcaagaTACGTTTGAAGCACTGAAGCGAAACAGAATGCTGATGATTCAGCGCTATGTTGAAGTTAGTCCTGCAACAGAGAGACAGTGGGTAGCTGCTGGAGGCCACATAACTTTCAAGCAAACCATGGGTCCCTCTGGGCAGGCACATCCTCCTCCCCAGGCTCATCCTAGGTCCAAATCTCCTACTGGACAGAAAAGGTCGCGGTCAAGATCTCCCCATGAGCACGGTTTCTGTGTTTATTTGAAAGGTCTTCCCTTTGAATCGGAGAACAAACATgtgatagatttttttaaaaagctggatATAGTTGAGGACAGCATTTATATAGCTTATGGACCTAATGGGAAGGCAATTGGTGAGGGATTTGTTGAGTTTAGGAATGAAGCTGATTATAAAGCAGCTTTGTGTCATCATAAGCAGTACATAGGGAATCGCTTCATTCAGGTACATCCAATTACTAAAAAGGCAATGTTAGAAAAGATAGATATGATTCGTAAAAGATTGCAGAACTTCAGCTATGACCAGAGAGAAATTCTGATGAATGCCGAGGGAGAATCAGGCTTGCCAAAACTGTGTGCGCATATATCTAATATTCCATACAATATAACAAAAATTGAAATACTTCAGTTTCTAGAGGGACTGGCAGTAGAAGAAAACTCTGTACAAATTCTTGTTGATAATAATGGGCAAGGTTTAGGACAAGCACTGGTTCAGTTTAAAGCTGAAGATGATGCTCGTAAGGCAGAACGCTTGCACCGTAAAAAACTGAATGGAAGAGATGTTAATTTGCGTTTGATAACTGTAGAAGAAATGAGAGATATTGAGAGAAACCCAGCGTCTCAAGGAAAAAAGATCCTGAAAATACCAATCCAGGGAaatgcagctgtgccaggagcacagGGCCCTGGTGGAGATGAGCATGCCTTCTTGGGGGGAAATGCTAAAGACACAAACAATGGTCCTCCGTTTAATTTCCCTGGTAACTACAGTGGGTCTAGCACATTTGGTCCCCCTTTACCACCACCTGGAATAGGTGGCTTTCCTGATTCTAGACCAGGAATACCTACAGTTGCAGCTAGTGGTTTACCTGGTGCAAGTATTGAGGTATCAGGTTTTGCAGGTGGTCCTGCTAATTTGAGTGGACCAGCAGGTTTTGCAGGGGGTCCTCAGACATTTGGTAATGGTCCTAGCAATTTAAGTGGGCCCCCTGCCTTTGGTGCTGGTCCTCCAGCAATTGCTAGCGGTCTTGGACATTTAAGTGGACCTCCAGGGTTTGGACCTGGACCAGGAAACATACATATTGGTGGACCCCCAGGTTTTGGAACAGGGTCTGGGAAGCCAGGGCCAACTGTCATTAAAGTGCAGAATATGCCCTTTACCGTTTCGGTGGATGAAATTTTGGATTTCTTTTATGGTTACCAAGTGATCCCTGGTTCCGTGTGCttaaaatacaatgaaaaaggCATGCCCACTGGAGAAGCAATGGTTGCATTTGAGTCTCGTGATGAAGCTATGGCAGCTGTTGTTGATTTAAATGACAGGCCTATAGGTTCCAGAAAAGTAAAACTTGTATTAGGGTAG